A stretch of the Perca flavescens isolate YP-PL-M2 chromosome 3, PFLA_1.0, whole genome shotgun sequence genome encodes the following:
- the LOC114553180 gene encoding uncharacterized protein LOC114553180, with translation MASHCNRQYFLNPRLSLQLLALVGTFFVTIVTESAASIQLRGEVGGNVTFSCPTAKPNLKFLYFQRVEIFVNGYYQSKTASEIAELAWKNTIMDHDKTTMHMYNLNVSHHGEYQCLFQYTDSSATQKQVIHLNLTANYSKPAPTVHCSDENHRFSCLVTCASHDGYPVDKVTWNVPGSQMWTVLNSSEMNDPKTMMVNISSTAYFNCSNGNTSISCSVGNVSSDVFSVCAPIENPPVPHCPMIEAICAVVGITFTMLVLLLWWRCKKGQRGAAAVDFRRVNGCEEGNSPH, from the exons aTG GCATCACATTGCAACCGCCAATATTTTCT AAACCCAAGGCTTTCCCTCCAGCTGCTGGCTCTGGTTGGGACTTTCTTTGTCACTATTGTCACAG AAAGTGCTGCTTCAATTCAGCTCAGAGGGGAGGTTGGTGGAAATGTGACCTTTTCCTGCCCTACTGCgaaaccaaatttaaaatttttGTACTTTCAAAGGGTTGAGATATTTGTGAATGGCTACTATCAATCAAAAACAGCATCAGAGATTGCAGAGCTGGCATGGAAGAACACCATAATGGATCACGACAAGACAACTATGCACATGTACAATTTGAACGTCTCACATCATGGTGAATATCAGTGCCTTTTCCAGTACACTGACAGTAGTGCAACTCAAAAACAAGTCATACATCTCAATCTCACAG CCAACTACAGTAAACCTGCTCCCACAGTGCATTGCAGTGATGAAAACCATCGCTTTAGTTGCCTAGTGACATGTGCTTCACATGATGGGTACCCAGTCGACAAGGTGACGTGGAACGTACCAGGGAGTCAGATGTGGACGGTTTTGAACAGCAGTGAAATGAACGATCCAAAAACCATGATGGTCAACATCTCAAGCACTGCATACTTCAACTGCTCCAATGGAAATACGTCAATCAGCTGCTCTGTGGGCAACGTCAGCTCAGACGTGTTCTCAGTCT GTGCACCCATTGAAAACCCACCTGTTCCTCACTGTCCTATGATTGAAGCCATCTGTGCAGTGGTGGGTATCACTTTCACTATGCTGGTATTGCTGCTGTGGTGGAGATGCAAGAAGGGACAGAGAG GAGCGGCAGCAGTAGATTTTAGGCGAGTAAATGGCTGTGAGGA AGGCAACAGTCCACATTGA